The Oryza brachyantha chromosome 6, ObraRS2, whole genome shotgun sequence region acttaatttatctatataattaaatagataacCATATAATTAATCCGgcgattaataattaatcagttTCACCCTTCCTCGGTGGACTCATGCAGGGGCCGGCGGTCAAAGTCAACACACTAAGATGGGTCTCTCCGACTCCGACTCACAGTCGATCTCGAACTCCGTGTCGACCTGCCACGCCGCGCGCCCTATAAAACccagcggcgcgggcgcgcccGACGCAACCAAACCGACTCGCATCGCATGTCGCTTCGCGCTGACACgaatcggcggcggcggcggcggcggcgacgacgacgagaccCGAtctgccgcgccaccgccggagcTTCGCCCCCAGCCGCCATGCCGGCCTACCCCGGCGTCATCGGCCCTGTCATGCTCGCGCTGCTGCCACCGCAGTTTCTCCGGACCCCCACGacgtccgccgccggcgttgcCCAATCTGCAGCGTCGTTCGGGGgaggctcgccgccgccggagaaggaGAGTTGCCGACGTGGTGTGCTTGCGCCGAAGTTCTCGCCGCGGgcggtcgtcggcggcggggtggtGGTGAAGGACGTGTGGGCGGAGAacctggaggaggagatgcaCACCATGAGGAGGATGCTGCCGAGCTACCCCGTCGTGTGCGTGGACACGGAGTACCCCGGCAcggtgcacggcggcggcggcggcggcagggggcGGCACTACATGCGCAGCCCGCGCGAGACCTACGCCGTCGTGAAGAAGGACGTCGACGCGCTCAAGCTGCTCCAGCTCGGCATCACCCTGTCCGGCCCCGTCGGCCGGTGCCCCATCGTGTGGCAGTTCAACTTCTCCGGCTTCGACCCTCGCTCCGACCCCCACTCCCCCAGCTCCATCGCCATGCTCAAGGAGCACGGCATGGACTTCGACAAGCTCCAGCGGAGCGGCATCAACCACAGCGTCTTCGCCGAAGCGTTCTACCGCTACGGTCTCGGATGCCGCCAGCTGATGTGGGTGGCGTTCTCGGGAGCCTACGACTTCGCCTACCTCACCAAGATGGTCACCGGAGGCCGCCGGCTGCCGGAGACGCTGGAGGGGTTCATGGCGCAGGTCAGATCGATTTTCGGGCCGGCGGTGCTCGACGTGAAGCACATGGCCAGgttctgcggcggcggcatacGCGGTGGGCTTgagcgcgtggcggcggcgctcggcgtgAAGCGGGCCGCCGGGCGCGCGCACCACGCCGGCTCGGACAGCCTGCTCAGCGCCGATGTGTTCAACACCATGCTAGAACGTTTCTTCCCCAGAACCAACATCCTCAACCACGCCGGCGCCATAGAAGGGCTCGTGTACGTGTACGTGTACGCGTTTAAGTGGCTGTCACATGAGCTCCACCATCCCTGGGCCTACAAGTCAGCCACTCACTGAGACTTACTTAAGAGGATCTGTTCCCGTGTACTACACCTGCCAATAAACACTGGCATGATATGTAGTCTGAACTGACATGTAGTCCTGAACTGATGTGTGTAGTCTTGAGCGGTTGAGCTCACCTTctcattattatatatttagtgtGATGAAATGTTGTCGCTCAATCTTCATGTAATTGAGAAGGGTTTGATGCAACTCCGATCTCGTCTAATTCGCATTTAATTTTACCTCCGCTCTCGCTCTCAATTCGCACTAGGCATATGGTTGGTTAGATATAATATTCATTAGATATAATGATAGAGTTGAATATAGttttaaagataaagatataattatctaaaaataaaatatagttaaacaAACACtctaaagataaaagatataaTCATACATTGATAAAATAGAGTTGAGTAGAAAacctttataaaaaaaagaataatagaGATACTCTatagaataaatttaaatcatccCTAACTTATCTTATACATTTGCAtatatgctatatatacatcttaccatatatgttatatatacacaccatAATATAATAGAGTATACGATTTATCTCCCTTAACATTTCCCAATATGGACTAATGAGCTAACAATCCATCAAAAAAACAACAAGTGATTCGAATTTCTGGCCTAGCACTTATGCTTCAACTAGTAATATACCCGTGCTAATGCTATGgtatcataatatttatattcatatattattaatttcatattagttaaatttttttctaaaataggtTTAATTGcaatttaatttgattcaagtcatatatcaaacatacatGTGCTAACGTATGTTGacatttgataataaaaattaaataattaaaaagtttatggTTTGGACACTGCacaatttatttatctatattcatattcaaCTGAACGAAATTCATGGTCATATGAGTACCATCCACCCTGTCATTAAGTCATGTATACTAAAGATGTACTAAATAGAAATCTTTTTAAAGTACTTCATGTGACTCTTTAATACAATGCAATTTGGATCCATCTCCtatttcatgtaaaataaagtattaggCAAATTCGTGCAATCTCATTGAACAATGTTCTTTTATCGCAATCTAACACTAAATGATTAATGGTGatatataattagtcataaatattgtctgtgtatatatacacatcatttatataatataattataggagctATATACTtggaaaatgtatatatttatattttatagaaaaattctaatatatagaaagaaatTTGTCTATGTATCGTATTGTAAATGTAGAGTTGATCTAGAACATTCGATTGGTGTAGATAATTCTAGATCATTGGATTTATCCCATGAGATAATGAGTCATGAGTCACACCATTTAGTGCATTGTAGGGTAGATGTATGGTACATCTTCCTCTtatttctctttcctccatgtATTTTCTTGGAAAATACATTATAGCTGCTCTTAGAGCATATAACAACATTATCGGTGGTCGTCACAACCCCTATTTTTATCACCATACTAGAGAGATTAGATCTACATAATTTACATGAGTGTGTCACATTAGTTAGCTAGTCACAagatcaatttattttaaccaatattatcaaattttaatttagacattatttacaattttttcatcGGAGCGGCCAATGCCAACTCATAGTCGCGAGACATCAGGAACACTAACGTCAACACTAGAAATGGATGGTGGGACTTGGGTCGTGTCGTGCTAGCATGGCGCCCTATCGTGCTTCGTGCCAAAACGGATCATGACAGCGCCGCATGACCTGCTCACCGTGTCGTGTCGTGCCGTGGCATGTAGTCTTGAGCAGTTGAGCCCGCACtttatttcttatatatttaatgtgatgAAATGTTGTCACTCGATCGGTCTACATGTAATTGAAGAGAATTTGGTGCattcttttcaaaattttacctTCGCATAAGACATAACCAAAACAACATTTCGCATATGTTCTTTCgcacatattttttactatactgttagatctaacagAGATGGTTGATTAGATATAATGATATTGTTAAACATAGCTCTAAATATAAAGATAGAATGATATAGAAATAAGATATAGTTAAACAAATactctagagataaaagaTAGAATCATAGATAGATAAAATAGAGTTGAGTAGAAACCCtctatataaagataaaataatagagataatctatataataaatttaaatcatccATAAATTGACTTATGCCACAAGTTTTTATCTCCATATATGCTATATATACTTCGtatactatatattatatatacacaccatCATATAATAGACTATAGGATTTATAGAAGTTCTACCTATTCAACATCAtgtatgctatatatatacaccccaTGAGGGTCACCTTTAGTGAACAGTGGTCACCTTTAGTAGATATTTTCTTAGAAATGTATAAGTCTTGACACATCATAAGATTCTAACTTAGTTAAATATGCTTCAATATTTAGACCTATCTAACTAAGATGGGTCCCATtgtgttaaaaaatatcatctccCTTAACTTGTACTAACATGGGCCAATGAGCCATCAATTCATCAACTGTCCAACCAAATGCTCcagtaaaattattatttttaacctaGACACCAGTTGCCAAAATAAGCAGCAAGTGTTTTAGCCTACCATCTATGCTCCAATGTATGTTatatctttcttttgtttctctttcctccataGCCTTGCACCTATGCTCTAATGTATGATAGATATTCATCTtgtttctctttcctccatgtACCTTCTTGAAAAGTACATTGGAGTTGGACTTAGAGCATATACCAATATTATCGATGGTCATCGCTCGTCACAGCTCACATCGCAACACCGCATTAGAGAGATGAAATTTTCATAATCTACATGAATGCGTTACATAAATTAGCTAATCAcaagattaatttcttttagctaatattatcaaattttcatttagaCACTATTTatcattagataattttttcattGGACCAACAATGTCAACGCATAGTCGTAAGACATCGGGAACACCAGCGTCAACACTGTTGACTGGACTCATCATTGACAGCATCATCAATGATCTGATTGTTACCGTCATTAACTACGCTATATACAAGAATGGCTAAACCTCTATGCAACACTAGGATTGGACACACTGCTGACAATCCAAGTGACACACTAGGATTGGACATATTGTCAAGGAGAAAATGAACAAAGTATACCAGAAATGTTCAATACATGACTAGTCCATAATCCATACCATATTTGGTGTCAGAAAAGCTTATAGTAATATCCAAGCATAAGCTCAAACAATAATTTTGGGCAGCCAACTGAAAAGTTGTAGGAAGGATATTCTTTTACATGTTCTTCTGTTATGTGGTTTCACACCTTTCAGGCCTCATTACAGATCAAAGGATTCTGGTTGTGTTAGCaccagaaaaaaatttataaagagTGGAATCTAGATCCTCAAGTCCTCAGCTTTCCAGAAGAACATATCCATTGGAAAAGCTATGCAATACACTATTCACAacccaaaaggaaaaatgtagCTTCATCAGAGGGACCACACAAGACATATAACAAATGAAAATCTTCATGATCATCATCATTCcatctccttttcttcctGATATGAAAGAACACATCATTGGAATTTGGAGACCATGTTTTTGCAGTCCCCAATTGAGCACCAAATCTCTACAGCATATGTTTCCCATCTAATGGCAGCCTATTGCACAATAACAAAAGTAGAAGAATTGTACTCTTTTTCACCCATTTTTAAGTCACTTCACTATCTCTGAACAACCAATGGAATCAATCTAATCCCTGGAACCTAAATGGCGTTCCGATTTTTTCGCCACCAAAAACACCTGAACTACAAGTTATAATTGCAAGGTACATTCGTACCTCGGATCAAGTGATAAGATTGGAGCAATTCATCCATCAGTTCAACCTCAACCCCTTGACGGCTTTTGCAACAATGCCGAGAGGTACAATGCTGTCTTTGAGCTGCTGGTGCTGGCCTTCTCTCCGACCATCCATTTGAGCTTCTTGTAAGCAAACCTCTCAATGAGCTTCACAACAATTCGTCTCCTCTCTTCACTATGGCACAGGTAGCTGTCAATCCAGAGCAGCCCACCGACGCGGAGCACGCGGTCGACATCAAACATGAAGAATTCCAGCGCCTCCTCTGTGCCGGAATTCCCCATCGATGGCGCGCCACCTTCGTCCAATGCATTGGTCCCGACGTGCACCAGGTCGAACACCCCGTCGTAGAAGGGGAGCCGGTGCGCCGGCGAGAGCAGGAGAGGGAACAgccccctcgccgccacgAACTCGTTCATCGGCTTCCCGGCGTTGTCGAGCACCGAGGTGACGATGGTCACCCCGCGCTCCTTCATCCGGGCGGCGAAattggcggcgccgccggcgacgtcgaggccAATCCGGATCCTGATGGCGCTCAGGCGCAGCACGTCGTCGGCGAGGAACTCGTAGTCGTGGCGCGGCCTGACCCAGCGGCGGCTGTCGAGGCCCATGTTGGAGGCCGGGAGCGGGGTGCGTGCCCCCCGGGAGaggcaccggcggcgagggagcggCTCGCAGGCCTTGGATACGAGGCGGTGCGGGAGGGTGGCGTTGCGCGGGCAGGCGGCGTGGGGCTCGTAGGACATgaaggcggcgaggagggcgagCGTGGAGGGGGACCTGAAGCAGGAGTgcgcgacggaggccggcatGTGGGTGAGCCCCGTGCGCGCGTCGCGGCCCAGCGGGAGCGCGTgcggggagaggaagaggagcagCTCCGGCGGCAGGCCGTCGGGGAGGTGCAGCAGGTGGGAGGAGTCGATCTCGCGGGCGATGGCGGCCACGTGGTCGGAGATCGCCGAGGCGGCAGCGGAGACGTCgacgcccgcggcggcggagacagCGGAGGGGTCGTGGACAGCAGaactggaggaggaggaggaggaggagaagaaggcgaGGAGAGCGAGGACGTTGGTggagaggagggcgaggaACATGAGCAGGTTGAGCAGCGCCGGAGAGCAGGCGCAGGAgaagcggcggccgcggcggggcgCCGGCACGTTGAGGGACACCGACCCCATCGCCCCGCTCGCCGCTGCGCGGGTAGAGAGCGAGAGAGGAttccggcggcgaggcggcgaaaGGGGAGGGATCTCGGGGAGGTGGTGGGTTTTGCCGCGTCGGCGCGTGcccgtggccgcggcggcttGGCTAGCTAGACtagtggagtggagtgggaGTGAAGTGTGGGAGCAGACAGCGATGGATGGAGGCGGATGCGTGTCGGTTTTTGGATTTGCGACCTTGTTCTTGTTCCCGtctttgtttggtttgtttaCCATGTActggtactaaattttataatctatCTGTACTTGCGCCAGTGTTAGTGGGTTTTCtaatagttttaattttattaaatgacATAGCAACGTGGCACAAAATTTAGGATGCGAGGAGTGAGTTttatgcaatgaatccaactatgaaaaataaattttagtgaaaaattataaaattaactctaaattttagattaaaaattaaaattttggtttataagcataagcacgaatgaaaagatgagatcGACAGCTATATAATCAATGAAACTAGATTAAATTCTTAAAGTAATTCATTTCATCTAAGCATATTTAGTTAACTCTTattgatcatttatatattatatttaaataatatatttgcctatgatttgtttataagtataaatgaaagaaaaaaaaatggaacgaGACTAACATTTTTCGTTGCCTATTCTATGGAGCCACACCAGAGTATACCATTACCAACTTCTACCTTCGCTccgaaataaaattattttttacttttttaatataatgttctgagtcttcgtcttatttaaaatctttttgcgattaatatttttttcttactatacgataaaacataaacaatatttagtgattaattttttaatttttttacaaattttttaaataagacgataAAACATTGTTACTGTACCTGACCCCTCACGGTGACACGAGTACACGGCATCCTATCCAGTTCCGTACAGATCCCCATGGGCCGTAGCCCATTTAGAAAGAAACCGACCAAAGCCCATCCGGCCCATCAACGGCCTaaagaggaggagagaagcggcagccacggcgaggcggcgacgcagccATGGAGCCCGCGGCGAAGGACCGCATCGCCGCCCGCCTCTCCGCCGTCGACGGCCTCTACTACCCGACC contains the following coding sequences:
- the LOC121054667 gene encoding probable CCR4-associated factor 1 homolog 11 encodes the protein MPAYPGVIGPVMLALLPPQFLRTPTTSAAGVAQSAASFGGGSPPPEKESCRRGVLAPKFSPRAVVGGGVVVKDVWAENLEEEMHTMRRMLPSYPVVCVDTEYPGTVHGGGGGGRGRHYMRSPRETYAVVKKDVDALKLLQLGITLSGPVGRCPIVWQFNFSGFDPRSDPHSPSSIAMLKEHGMDFDKLQRSGINHSVFAEAFYRYGLGCRQLMWVAFSGAYDFAYLTKMVTGGRRLPETLEGFMAQVRSIFGPAVLDVKHMARFCGGGIRGGLERVAAALGVKRAAGRAHHAGSDSLLSADVFNTMLERFFPRTNILNHAGAIEGLVYVYVYAFKWLSHELHHPWAYKSATH
- the LOC102722126 gene encoding probable methyltransferase At1g29790, with translation MGSVSLNVPAPRRGRRFSCACSPALLNLLMFLALLSTNVLALLAFFSSSSSSSSSAVHDPSAVSAAAGVDVSAAASAISDHVAAIAREIDSSHLLHLPDGLPPELLLFLSPHALPLGRDARTGLTHMPASVAHSCFRSPSTLALLAAFMSYEPHAACPRNATLPHRLVSKACEPLPRRRCLSRGARTPLPASNMGLDSRRWVRPRHDYEFLADDVLRLSAIRIRIGLDVAGGAANFAARMKERGVTIVTSVLDNAGKPMNEFVAARGLFPLLLSPAHRLPFYDGVFDLVHVGTNALDEGGAPSMGNSGTEEALEFFMFDVDRVLRVGGLLWIDSYLCHSEERRRIVVKLIERFAYKKLKWMVGEKASTSSSKTALYLSALLQKPSRG